A window of Mesoplasma chauliocola contains these coding sequences:
- a CDS encoding ATP-binding cassette domain-containing protein, protein MEKNISKSKRRIILENSNNNAVMVDHFHKKFKDINIGPFSFNIEKGKVTALLGSSGSGKSVFLNSLLGATLNYDGNIYINGKERKKSSSIENNSNVGFYSQMDFSLYSITAYEFLYNMCNVMGLNKTLVKSRIEYWLKKFDLWTSKDKPLNAFSWGMKNRMNLILCFIKEPEILILDEPGANLDSKWRGQSYKILKEFKEEFDSTIILTVHNIDEVYNIIENFVILEKGKLLFSGSKSELNLYKKINVLFEKDVVLAEVEKLLNQHNILTFNFDLGSNSLVIGLNEHQTFNDALAILEKNNIQPKDVIAQAINMDSIAKALEDKDKPHKPKYEPLKEFVIDNSNKSADLDKALDFLNKIEDKYKNILNLREDEIKIGLSNDFVLISEDTSESSSQTHDALLLSDPSYVNEDVLAASEINTIRNDFFNKVEELKNLKSEISKIVTEQKTEIDLNIDDLKDYFAKVKLESEIIHQAKTTFEDQAANLKALLEQTEVETQDLEFKKTDLQIKIDELKELQNEISLTSANEYEQIDLVKAEFSNKLEDLKTYIEKVKIESENSLTSEIESKMNEFKEFENQFKDLVAVQREIIQEEIKDFKSYLTQIQIENDEINNSRDALDKDLNTLKQSREEFLTEVDLSQEEIEMKKLELNAKLDELKKLQEDIAVATITEYEEINSIKAEFTNKLEDLKTLKQSREEFLTEVDLSQEEVEMKKLELNVKLDELKKLQEDIAVATITEYEEIDSIKAEFTNKLIDLKSYVENISAETQIVQESKADYLEKIKEFKEYHDEFNRTASAEKESIKNSISELKEFMSQIQIESSGINQSKAELEEELRRLKETQNVVLAKIETENISTQSKQKQLESQYSEINTLQSKIAAKVDLINEGSSSIKESNFEILKLKEELEKLKYEMNEQQNIKRYTGTQQIWNNGFDHNMQQQMWYQQNTSSLKDQELEKIKSDLNKEKEYFEQLRKEIIFEKEMNQKLAKFDSEMKQRENVLELERIRREIQEEKNKLNEVLLMQKFNK, encoded by the coding sequence ATGGAAAAAAATATTTCAAAGTCAAAACGTCGTATTATATTGGAAAATTCTAATAATAATGCCGTGATGGTAGACCATTTTCATAAAAAATTTAAAGATATAAACATAGGTCCATTTTCTTTTAATATAGAAAAAGGTAAAGTTACAGCATTACTTGGAAGTAGTGGATCAGGTAAGAGTGTATTCTTAAACTCATTGCTTGGAGCTACTTTGAACTATGATGGAAATATCTATATTAACGGTAAGGAAAGAAAAAAAAGCAGTTCAATTGAAAACAACTCCAATGTAGGGTTTTATTCTCAAATGGATTTTTCATTGTACTCTATTACAGCTTATGAATTTTTATACAATATGTGTAATGTTATGGGATTAAATAAAACTTTAGTTAAATCAAGAATTGAATATTGATTAAAGAAGTTCGATTTATGAACATCTAAAGACAAACCTTTAAATGCATTTTCATGAGGAATGAAAAACCGAATGAATTTAATTTTATGTTTTATAAAAGAACCTGAAATTCTTATTTTAGATGAACCAGGTGCAAACTTAGACTCTAAATGAAGAGGACAGTCTTACAAAATACTAAAAGAATTTAAAGAAGAATTTGACAGCACAATTATACTAACAGTTCATAATATTGATGAAGTTTATAACATAATTGAAAATTTTGTAATTTTAGAAAAAGGTAAATTATTATTTTCTGGATCAAAATCTGAATTAAATTTATACAAAAAAATAAATGTTTTATTTGAGAAAGATGTTGTATTAGCAGAAGTTGAAAAACTTTTAAATCAACATAACATTTTAACATTTAACTTTGATTTAGGCAGTAATTCATTAGTTATCGGTTTGAATGAACACCAAACTTTTAATGATGCTTTAGCTATTTTAGAAAAAAATAATATCCAACCAAAAGATGTTATAGCGCAGGCTATTAATATGGATTCAATTGCAAAGGCATTAGAAGATAAAGATAAACCACATAAACCAAAATATGAACCATTAAAAGAATTTGTAATTGATAATTCAAATAAATCAGCAGATTTAGATAAAGCATTAGATTTCTTAAATAAAATAGAAGATAAATATAAAAACATTTTAAATTTAAGAGAAGATGAAATCAAAATTGGTTTATCAAATGATTTTGTATTAATAAGCGAAGACACATCTGAGTCATCAAGTCAAACTCATGATGCATTACTTTTAAGTGATCCAAGTTATGTCAATGAAGATGTTTTAGCAGCATCAGAAATAAATACAATTAGAAATGACTTTTTTAATAAAGTAGAAGAACTTAAAAATTTAAAATCAGAAATAAGCAAAATTGTAACTGAGCAAAAAACTGAAATTGATTTAAATATTGATGATTTAAAAGATTACTTTGCAAAAGTAAAATTAGAATCAGAAATTATTCATCAAGCAAAAACAACATTTGAAGACCAAGCAGCTAACTTAAAAGCGCTTTTAGAACAAACAGAAGTTGAAACTCAAGATTTAGAATTTAAGAAAACAGATTTACAAATTAAAATTGACGAATTAAAAGAATTACAAAATGAAATTAGTTTAACTTCAGCAAATGAATATGAGCAAATTGACTTAGTAAAAGCTGAATTCTCAAATAAACTTGAAGATTTGAAAACTTATATTGAAAAAGTTAAGATTGAATCTGAAAATTCATTAACCTCTGAAATTGAATCAAAAATGAACGAATTTAAAGAATTTGAAAACCAATTTAAAGACTTGGTTGCTGTTCAAAGAGAAATTATCCAAGAAGAAATTAAAGATTTCAAGAGTTATCTAACTCAAATTCAAATTGAAAATGATGAAATTAACAATTCAAGGGATGCTTTAGACAAAGATTTAAATACTTTAAAACAAAGCAGAGAAGAATTCTTAACTGAAGTTGATTTATCACAAGAAGAAATTGAAATGAAAAAACTTGAATTAAATGCAAAACTTGATGAATTGAAAAAGCTACAAGAAGATATTGCTGTAGCAACAATTACAGAGTACGAAGAAATTAATTCAATTAAAGCTGAGTTTACAAATAAACTTGAAGATTTAAAAACTTTAAAACAAAGCAGAGAAGAATTCTTAACTGAAGTTGATTTATCACAAGAAGAAGTTGAAATGAAGAAACTTGAATTAAATGTAAAACTTGATGAATTGAAAAAGTTACAAGAAGATATTGCTGTAGCAACAATTACAGAGTACGAAGAAATTGATTCAATTAAAGCTGAGTTTACAAATAAACTTATAGATTTAAAATCATATGTTGAAAACATTAGTGCAGAAACACAAATTGTTCAAGAATCAAAAGCAGATTACTTAGAAAAAATTAAAGAATTTAAAGAATATCATGATGAATTTAATAGGACAGCTTCTGCAGAAAAAGAATCAATTAAAAATAGTATTTCTGAATTAAAAGAATTTATGTCACAGATTCAAATTGAATCAAGTGGAATTAATCAATCAAAAGCTGAACTTGAAGAAGAATTGAGAAGATTAAAAGAAACACAAAATGTGGTATTAGCTAAAATTGAAACTGAAAATATTTCAACTCAATCAAAACAAAAACAATTAGAGTCTCAATATAGTGAAATCAACACACTTCAAAGTAAAATAGCTGCAAAAGTTGACTTAATTAATGAAGGTTCATCAAGTATTAAAGAATCTAACTTTGAAATTTTAAAATTAAAAGAAGAACTTGAAAAATTAAAATACGAAATGAATGAACAACAAAATATAAAAAGATATACAGGTACACAACAAATTTGAAATAATGGTTTTGATCATAATATGCAACAACAAATGTGATATCAACAAAATACAAGTTCTTTAAAAGATCAAGAATTAGAAAAAATTAAGTCTGATTTAAATAAAGAAAAAGAATATTTTGAACAATTAAGAAAAGAAATAATTTTTGAAAAAGAAATGAATCAAAAGTTAGCTAAATTTGACAGTGAAATGAAGCAACGTGAAAATGTCTTAGAACTTGAAAGAATTAGACGTGAAATACAAGAAGAAAAAAACAAATTAAACGAAGTATTGTTAATGCAAAAATTTAACAAATAA
- a CDS encoding lysophospholipid acyltransferase family protein: protein MAKEVTNSKTTKVETKKPAAKKTTKSSVKKPVIKKNEEVKIKEATVIETNTIQKTDPTKKKSKTKKKKEKLKLSFWKMTYMWLPMWNMMRKAKKIGKKNIKSPGYYSEEYCYNFMKKAANRILYVSNIKVKCEGIENWLDRGVILVPNHQSNFDPVALVALNNFYLQQPLAFIAKKELWEDKKFGRFVRLIDCIPLDRNNPRSALEAFKEGKELVVDFRRSLAIFPEGTRSHSQEIGEFQPAALKIAQMANAPVIPVTIINSYQVFSKDRPKHIEIKVVFGKPIMPLKHISLKTEDLTKNTRKVIVENMEKWADKEMLLDHKLINKINLKNREDFKKEDKSKPKKKKEKKPFKDLFKVVD, encoded by the coding sequence ATGGCAAAAGAAGTTACAAATTCAAAAACAACTAAAGTTGAAACTAAAAAACCTGCAGCTAAAAAAACAACAAAATCATCTGTTAAAAAACCAGTGATTAAAAAAAATGAAGAAGTTAAAATTAAAGAAGCAACAGTTATTGAAACTAATACTATTCAAAAAACAGACCCCACAAAAAAGAAATCAAAAACTAAAAAGAAAAAAGAAAAGCTAAAATTAAGTTTTTGAAAAATGACATACATGTGATTACCAATGTGAAACATGATGCGCAAAGCAAAAAAAATTGGTAAAAAAAATATTAAAAGCCCAGGGTATTACTCAGAAGAGTATTGTTATAACTTTATGAAAAAAGCAGCTAACAGAATTTTATATGTTTCAAACATTAAAGTTAAATGTGAAGGTATTGAAAATTGACTAGATCGTGGAGTTATTTTAGTTCCAAATCATCAATCAAATTTTGACCCAGTTGCATTAGTTGCTTTAAATAACTTTTATTTACAACAACCATTAGCATTTATTGCAAAAAAGGAATTATGAGAAGATAAAAAATTTGGTAGATTTGTTCGTCTAATTGATTGCATACCTCTAGATAGAAATAATCCAAGAAGTGCTTTAGAAGCATTTAAAGAAGGAAAAGAACTGGTTGTTGATTTTAGACGTTCACTAGCTATTTTCCCTGAAGGAACAAGAAGTCATTCGCAAGAAATAGGAGAATTCCAACCAGCAGCGCTAAAAATAGCTCAAATGGCCAATGCTCCTGTTATTCCTGTAACAATTATTAACTCTTATCAAGTATTTAGTAAAGATAGACCAAAACACATTGAAATTAAAGTTGTTTTTGGTAAACCTATAATGCCATTAAAACATATCTCATTGAAAACAGAAGATTTAACTAAAAACACTAGAAAAGTAATAGTTGAAAATATGGAAAAATGAGCTGATAAAGAAATGTTATTGGATCATAAGTTAATTAATAAGATTAATTTAAAAAATAGAGAAGATTTTAAAAAAGAAGACAAGTCTAAACCAAAGAAAAAAAAGGAAAAGAAACCATTTAAAGATTTATTTAAAGTTGTTGATTAA
- a CDS encoding dihydrofolate reductase — translation MIKMIWAQTENGIIGNNNKLPWSIKEEMQHFRKTTLNQKVLMGGRTFESMNYKALPNRTNFVLTRDAKKYEMYKNESIIFIKDINEIINKFANSQNNDIYIIGGSQIYELFFDYADQIIRSIIKGNFDGNIYIKNFNYINFDKIKIVENEHFYVEYLNRRK, via the coding sequence ATGATTAAAATGATTTGAGCCCAGACTGAAAATGGGATAATTGGTAATAATAACAAACTGCCTTGATCAATTAAAGAAGAAATGCAACACTTTAGAAAAACTACATTAAATCAAAAAGTTTTAATGGGTGGAAGAACTTTTGAATCAATGAATTATAAAGCATTACCTAATCGCACAAATTTTGTTTTAACAAGAGATGCTAAAAAATATGAAATGTATAAAAATGAATCAATTATATTTATTAAAGACATAAATGAAATTATTAATAAATTTGCTAATAGTCAAAATAACGATATTTACATTATTGGTGGAAGTCAAATATATGAATTATTTTTTGATTACGCTGATCAAATTATAAGAAGTATTATAAAAGGCAACTTTGATGGAAATATTTATATTAAAAACTTTAATTACATTAATTTTGATAAAATTAAAATAGTGGAAAACGAACACTTTTATGTTGAATACTTAAATAGGAGAAAATAA
- a CDS encoding holo-ACP synthase yields the protein MLEKIGIDIVENKRISLRKNFLNKVLTNAELLKCESLLTKSAKIEFAAGRWAVKEAIIKTLNKDEMIPMSQIEIGYNDLNPIILNKKLSNILVSISHEKKYSIGMAVKKND from the coding sequence ATGTTGGAAAAAATTGGAATAGATATTGTTGAAAATAAAAGAATAAGTTTAAGAAAGAATTTCTTAAATAAAGTATTAACAAATGCAGAGTTGTTAAAATGTGAAAGCTTGTTAACTAAATCAGCTAAGATAGAATTTGCTGCTGGTAGATGAGCTGTTAAAGAAGCTATTATAAAAACACTAAATAAAGATGAAATGATACCTATGAGTCAAATTGAAATAGGATATAATGATCTAAACCCAATTATTCTTAATAAAAAATTATCTAATATTTTAGTATCTATATCACATGAGAAAAAGTACTCAATAGGAATGGCGGTTAAAAAAAATGATTAA
- a CDS encoding deoxycytidylate deaminase, with product MKRENFLSWEQFFMTVAKVCAMRSKDPSTQVGAILVNNLNQIISTGYNGFPRGVDDDKFPWSRDGEWIDTKYPYVAHAELNAIVSARTNLTDCDVYVTLFPCNECAKIIIQAGIKKVVYLEDKYSDSKEVKASKKMLDAACIKYHQIADFKVNIDIEK from the coding sequence ATGAAAAGAGAAAATTTCTTAAGTTGAGAACAGTTCTTTATGACTGTAGCTAAAGTTTGTGCTATGAGAAGTAAAGATCCTTCAACACAAGTAGGAGCTATTCTGGTTAACAATTTAAATCAAATAATCTCAACAGGATATAATGGCTTTCCACGTGGTGTTGATGATGATAAATTCCCATGATCAAGAGATGGAGAATGAATAGATACTAAATATCCTTATGTAGCTCATGCTGAATTAAATGCAATTGTTAGTGCAAGAACTAATTTAACAGATTGCGATGTATACGTAACTCTATTTCCATGTAATGAATGTGCAAAAATTATAATTCAAGCAGGAATTAAAAAAGTTGTTTATTTGGAAGATAAATATAGCGACTCTAAAGAAGTAAAGGCTTCAAAAAAAATGTTAGATGCAGCATGTATTAAATACCATCAAATTGCTGATTTTAAAGTTAATATTGATATAGAAAAATAA
- a CDS encoding RluA family pseudouridine synthase, producing the protein MKLKANVEKVRLDKYLVDALAESTEYSRSYIQTLIKDGNIKVNGVIETKQNMNLQGDIEVEIIIPEIKPSTINAEKIALDIVYEDNDILVVNKPNNMVVHPGAGINEGTMVNALLGRDEKFLSSIGGVERPGIVHRIDKQTTGLLIVAKNDKAHQILTEMLKNHEIYKEYVALVWGEIKEEKGIIDAPIGRHQNDRKKMMVTSKNSKYAVTNFDVLKRLDKTTLVKCSIETGRTHQIRVHFNFIKHPIVNDPTYGKLAEKTNDFGQMLHAYKLEFLHPITKEMVKLKAELPKEFKDKIIEEGGVENDWKTI; encoded by the coding sequence ATGAAATTAAAAGCTAATGTTGAAAAAGTGAGATTAGATAAATACTTGGTAGATGCATTAGCTGAATCAACTGAGTATTCAAGAAGTTATATTCAAACTTTAATTAAAGACGGAAATATTAAAGTTAATGGAGTTATTGAGACAAAACAGAATATGAATCTTCAAGGTGATATTGAAGTAGAAATAATAATTCCAGAAATTAAACCTTCAACAATTAATGCTGAAAAAATAGCATTAGATATTGTATATGAAGATAATGATATTTTAGTTGTTAATAAACCTAATAACATGGTAGTTCACCCTGGAGCTGGAATAAATGAAGGAACTATGGTTAATGCTTTATTGGGAAGAGACGAAAAATTTTTAAGTAGTATTGGTGGGGTTGAAAGACCAGGAATTGTTCATAGAATTGATAAACAAACTACTGGTTTATTAATTGTTGCTAAAAACGATAAAGCTCACCAAATTTTAACTGAAATGTTAAAAAATCATGAAATTTATAAAGAATATGTTGCACTTGTTTGAGGTGAAATAAAAGAAGAAAAAGGAATTATTGATGCTCCTATAGGAAGACACCAAAATGATAGAAAGAAAATGATGGTGACATCAAAAAATTCAAAATATGCAGTTACAAATTTTGATGTTTTAAAACGTTTAGACAAAACAACTTTAGTTAAATGCTCGATTGAAACAGGAAGAACTCACCAAATCAGAGTACACTTCAATTTCATTAAACACCCAATTGTTAATGATCCAACTTATGGTAAGTTAGCGGAAAAAACAAATGACTTTGGTCAAATGCTTCATGCTTATAAATTAGAATTTTTGCACCCTATCACAAAAGAAATGGTAAAATTAAAAGCAGAATTACCAAAAGAATTTAAAGATAAAATTATTGAGGAAGGTGGTGTTGAGAATGACTGAAAAACAATTTAA
- a CDS encoding signal peptidase II yields MKNLAQNVIFNLKNYDYKWKFKLYIAVPIMTFLILFDWIVKWIVVAKMNENESLIFINGFLNIQYKINLGSAFGNGDSAEELKKTITLASLFVFALIVVFIFLNDKKWIIACSLLLAGGFANLLARAWAPPTIRNGEEIYGGVVDMFVWGFNFLGSANYIFNLADLWVNIGVGVGILCLIMELVSMFTKKNKTEKIEEEEVKDEIKS; encoded by the coding sequence TTGAAGAATTTAGCTCAAAATGTAATATTTAATCTAAAAAATTATGACTACAAATGAAAATTTAAATTGTATATTGCAGTTCCTATTATGACGTTTTTAATTTTATTTGACTGAATAGTTAAATGAATAGTTGTAGCCAAAATGAATGAAAATGAATCTTTGATTTTTATTAATGGTTTTTTAAATATTCAGTACAAAATAAATTTGGGCTCAGCATTTGGTAATGGCGATTCAGCTGAGGAATTAAAAAAAACCATAACATTGGCATCATTATTTGTATTTGCATTAATAGTTGTATTTATATTTCTGAATGACAAGAAATGAATTATTGCTTGTTCATTATTATTAGCTGGAGGTTTTGCAAATTTATTAGCAAGAGCTTGAGCACCACCAACAATTAGAAACGGTGAAGAAATATATGGTGGAGTTGTTGATATGTTTGTTTGAGGGTTTAATTTTTTAGGCTCAGCAAACTATATCTTTAACTTAGCGGACTTATGAGTTAATATTGGTGTTGGTGTTGGAATACTTTGCTTGATAATGGAATTAGTAAGTATGTTTACTAAAAAAAATAAAACTGAAAAAATTGAAGAAGAGGAAGTAAAAGATGAAATTAAAAGCTAA
- the ileS gene encoding isoleucine--tRNA ligase, which translates to MKNVYKDTLLIGQTDFDMRAGLKDKEPAIQAMWESKKIYDQKQKLNEGKPLFMLHDGPPYANGDLHIGHALNKTLKDMIIRWKNANGYLAPFIMGWDTHGLPIETAVTKMGIDRKKTPAVDFRNMCKDYALKQVANQANQFKRLGIFSNSDVKYVTLTHDFEVSELRLFQKMYEKEMIYKALKPIYWSPSSESALAESEIEYKDIKSPTIFVAMNIVEGNSKIDTDTEIVIWTTTPWTIPSNQMAAVGENIEYNIVKVNERKFILASSLVSKIAEQIGWESFEILDTLKGHEIVGIKYSHPLYEQKINQVVIGHHVTDEAGTGIVHIAGGFGEDDYMIVKKHGLQPFAPIDDQGKFTSEIGEYDKSLVGVFYEEANKMVGMNLEAKKRLLKFKFVSHSYPHDWRTKKPVIYRCTWQWFIRLDKAKDQILSNVDNITTKPEWAKKRLYQVLEDRTDWTISRQRLWGVPIVAFYDEQDKLVLNNEILAFAINKISELGTNAWFDQPTDIFLPEEYKNKNLRKEKDILDVWFDSGSSAIALSERFKNLPLPYDLYLEGNDQYRGWFNASMINSTIYSGKSPYKKLISHGMTVDEKGNKMSKSLGNGIDPIVFANSQGADILRLWVASTDYTDDQKIGPEIIKQIGETYRKIRNTMRFILANLFDFDPTKDYQKELSEVDQFALHNLTIVKNKASEAYDNLAYNQVYNLLINYVTKDLSSFYLDFIKDILYIEQKDSLRRRQVQTVLYEQFWMLIDLLRPILIHTTEEAYQSMIEKNKAESVHLLDNRKQEFLQTESFITKWNNIMILRDDVNKALEIAREEKIINKGFEAIVNVCLKEGYKNIESVTELEKIFIVNTLNFTNNCSGLSDQKVACVGVEPKQGLKCERCWGIFDVLIDEEICERCHSVVKSI; encoded by the coding sequence ATGAAAAACGTTTACAAAGATACATTATTAATTGGACAAACTGATTTTGATATGAGAGCAGGACTAAAGGATAAAGAGCCTGCAATTCAAGCAATGTGAGAATCAAAAAAGATTTATGATCAAAAACAAAAACTTAATGAAGGTAAACCATTGTTTATGCTACATGATGGTCCACCTTATGCAAATGGTGATTTACATATAGGACATGCATTAAATAAAACACTAAAAGATATGATAATAAGATGAAAAAATGCTAATGGATATTTAGCTCCTTTTATTATGGGTTGAGATACACATGGATTACCAATTGAAACAGCTGTAACAAAAATGGGGATTGATCGTAAAAAAACACCAGCTGTTGATTTTAGAAATATGTGTAAAGACTATGCACTAAAGCAAGTTGCAAACCAAGCAAACCAATTTAAACGTTTAGGTATTTTTTCAAATAGTGATGTTAAATATGTAACTTTAACTCATGATTTTGAAGTAAGCGAATTAAGATTATTTCAAAAAATGTATGAAAAAGAAATGATTTATAAAGCCTTAAAACCAATTTACTGATCGCCTTCAAGCGAATCTGCTTTAGCTGAATCTGAAATTGAATATAAAGATATTAAATCACCAACAATTTTTGTAGCAATGAATATTGTTGAAGGAAATTCAAAAATTGATACTGACACTGAAATTGTAATTTGAACAACAACTCCTTGAACTATTCCATCAAATCAAATGGCAGCTGTAGGAGAAAATATTGAATACAATATTGTTAAAGTTAACGAAAGAAAATTTATTTTAGCTTCAAGTTTAGTAAGTAAAATCGCTGAACAAATAGGATGAGAATCATTTGAAATTTTAGATACTTTAAAAGGTCATGAAATTGTAGGTATTAAATATTCTCACCCATTGTATGAACAAAAAATTAATCAAGTTGTGATAGGTCATCATGTAACTGATGAAGCAGGAACAGGAATTGTACATATTGCTGGTGGATTTGGAGAAGACGATTATATGATCGTTAAAAAACATGGACTACAACCTTTTGCGCCAATTGATGATCAAGGTAAATTTACTAGTGAAATTGGAGAATACGATAAATCACTAGTTGGTGTATTTTATGAGGAAGCCAATAAAATGGTTGGAATGAATTTAGAAGCAAAGAAAAGACTTTTAAAATTCAAATTTGTTTCTCACTCATACCCACACGATTGAAGAACTAAAAAGCCAGTTATTTACCGTTGTACTTGACAATGGTTTATTCGCTTAGATAAAGCTAAAGATCAAATTCTATCAAATGTTGATAATATTACAACAAAACCAGAATGAGCAAAAAAACGCTTATATCAAGTTCTAGAAGATAGAACAGACTGAACTATTTCACGTCAAAGATTATGAGGTGTACCTATTGTTGCATTTTATGATGAACAAGATAAATTAGTATTAAATAATGAAATATTAGCATTTGCAATTAATAAAATATCTGAATTAGGAACAAATGCTTGATTTGATCAACCAACTGATATTTTCCTACCTGAAGAATATAAAAATAAAAATTTGAGAAAAGAAAAAGATATTTTAGATGTTTGATTTGATTCAGGTTCATCTGCAATAGCACTAAGTGAAAGATTTAAGAATTTACCTTTACCTTATGATTTATATTTAGAAGGAAATGACCAATACCGAGGTTGATTTAATGCATCAATGATTAACTCAACAATTTATTCAGGCAAGTCTCCGTATAAAAAACTTATTTCTCATGGGATGACTGTTGATGAAAAAGGAAATAAAATGAGTAAGTCTTTAGGTAATGGAATTGATCCTATTGTATTTGCAAATTCACAAGGTGCTGACATTTTAAGATTATGAGTTGCTTCAACAGATTATACTGATGACCAAAAAATAGGTCCTGAAATCATTAAACAGATTGGTGAAACTTATAGAAAAATTAGAAATACAATGAGATTTATTCTTGCAAACTTATTTGACTTTGATCCAACAAAAGATTACCAAAAGGAATTAAGCGAAGTTGATCAATTTGCATTACATAATTTAACTATAGTTAAAAATAAAGCAAGTGAAGCATATGATAATTTAGCTTATAACCAAGTTTACAATTTATTAATTAATTATGTAACTAAAGATCTTTCTTCATTCTATTTAGACTTTATTAAAGATATTTTATATATTGAACAAAAAGATTCATTAAGAAGAAGACAAGTTCAAACTGTATTGTATGAGCAATTTTGAATGTTAATTGATTTATTAAGACCAATTTTAATCCACACAACAGAAGAAGCTTATCAATCAATGATTGAAAAAAATAAAGCAGAATCTGTACATTTATTAGATAATAGAAAACAAGAATTTTTACAAACAGAATCATTTATAACAAAGTGAAATAACATTATGATTTTAAGAGATGATGTAAATAAAGCATTAGAAATTGCTAGAGAAGAAAAAATTATTAATAAAGGATTTGAAGCAATTGTTAATGTTTGTTTAAAAGAAGGTTACAAAAATATTGAATCAGTAACTGAATTGGAAAAAATATTTATTGTAAATACTCTAAACTTTACAAATAATTGTTCAGGATTGTCTGATCAAAAAGTAGCATGTGTTGGAGTAGAACCAAAGCAAGGCTTAAAGTGTGAAAGATGTTGAGGTATCTTTGACGTATTAATTGATGAAGAAATTTGTGAAAGATGTCATTCAGTAGTAAAATCTATATAA
- a CDS encoding alpha/beta hydrolase, whose product MSEYSNIAHKMIEMWNSSFSKTIRHREEAASLKINFVKSINSLNSTNRNSNKKLHIKEYKKPTANFTTFSRDGIKLVSSVWLNPKPSKKWVIGVHGFNSSRFDVLYLTWHYRTLGYNIITFDFRNHGSSATDVVTWGYKEKWDLMTIISWVTQNYKPEEIGLVGTSMGGFTINYFALTEEKFIEENNIKWAISDSAYMSVSKLLKGMVANNAPKIFENYVNVVLEDMLKIYKNEYLVDLVELDFINLIEAKHKYIPIMYIHNRFDRVTNFLDSFKMQDIKNNIEESNVNELIIYDSGMNHTKSIIKFTDDYIIRTSDFVKKHQI is encoded by the coding sequence ATGTCTGAATATTCAAATATTGCTCATAAAATGATTGAAATGTGAAATTCAAGTTTTTCTAAAACAATTAGACACCGTGAAGAAGCAGCAAGTTTAAAAATTAATTTTGTTAAAAGCATAAATAGCCTTAACTCAACTAATCGTAATTCAAACAAGAAATTACACATTAAAGAATATAAAAAACCAACAGCAAATTTTACAACTTTTTCAAGAGATGGAATTAAGTTGGTTTCAAGTGTTTGATTAAATCCAAAACCAAGCAAAAAATGAGTTATTGGAGTTCATGGATTTAATTCTAGTAGATTTGATGTATTATACTTAACATGACATTATAGAACTTTAGGATATAACATAATTACTTTTGATTTTAGAAATCATGGTTCAAGTGCTACAGACGTTGTAACTTGAGGTTATAAAGAAAAATGAGACTTAATGACAATCATTTCTTGAGTTACACAAAACTATAAACCAGAGGAAATTGGTTTGGTTGGTACAAGCATGGGTGGTTTTACAATTAATTACTTCGCTTTAACTGAAGAAAAATTTATAGAAGAAAATAATATTAAATGAGCTATTTCAGATTCAGCGTATATGTCTGTTTCAAAACTATTAAAGGGAATGGTTGCAAATAACGCACCAAAAATTTTTGAAAATTATGTTAATGTTGTTCTAGAAGATATGTTGAAGATATACAAAAATGAGTATCTTGTTGATTTAGTTGAGTTAGATTTTATTAATTTAATTGAAGCTAAACATAAATATATACCAATCATGTATATTCATAATCGCTTTGATCGTGTAACTAATTTTTTAGATAGTTTTAAAATGCAAGATATTAAGAATAACATAGAAGAATCAAATGTAAATGAATTGATAATTTATGACTCAGGAATGAATCACACAAAATCAATCATAAAATTTACAGACGACTACATTATAAGAACTTCAGATTTTGTTAAAAAACATCAAATTTAA